A window of Punica granatum isolate Tunisia-2019 chromosome 8, ASM765513v2, whole genome shotgun sequence genomic DNA:
CATATCTTTCAAATTTGATTCTTTTGACTGTTTGATTTCATAATCTgatttaactctaattttaactctactcactacacaacaaaagtcgataacacaattattactttttcatttttcttcaatttttttaacaattcaattgaaatttttaataataaattctctcaactattcattacttttttttacaattcaacaatacaattattactttttttcaactattcattactttttcacactttttttcataattcaacatcacaaccattacaaacaaattaaaatcaaaactcaactcaactctaaaatcaaattagcgtgtttgattttagagttgagttgagttttgattttaatttgtttgtaatgattgtgatgttgaattatgaaaaaaaaagtgtgaaaaagtaatgaatagttgaaaaaaggtaataattgtattattgaattgtaaaaaaaacaatgaatagttgagagaatttattattaaaaattgaattggatggttaaaaaaattaaagaaaaataaaaaagtaataattgtgttgttgacttttgtagtgtagtgagtagagttaaagttagaattaaaatcttaaaatcagattgcGAAATCAAATAGGCCGTAAGTGATTCATAGCCGGCATCCTCAGCCCCTTTCGAGGTCACTGTGGAGATCAAGAGTCTCTAGTCGCCTTGTCATGGATCCAATTAAATAGCGGTGATCAATCTAGCAGCTCTTTTTCTTGGATACAATGGTGAATTATTTTAccaatatttcaaaaaaaatagtaGTTTTCACATTTTCTTTAGATTTATGTAGCACTGAGTCTCTAAAAAGCCGAGAGAAAGGGTAGCCGTTgacaaaatattaatagaGTCTCATATTAGCAAAGATTACAAACCATAGGCTTGCTTTTTTGCAACAACTGAAACGTCGAAATAGAATTGAAATCGACTATAAATTTTGATTATTTCTTCGAAATTAGTCCAATCAGAAAGTAAAACATAAGTTGGCATGATGAGAATGTTATTGGgaattaaaaatacaaaaagaaaaatgagaagcTCACTTAACAGCAATTGAGCTCCTAAAAATGGGATGTTGTCTATGTGCATTATAGGTTTTGAAACTCACTATACGTATCTTTTAACAAGAACCAAGCCGGCATGAAAAACGTATTAGACGTAATCAATAATTGAGAATACTCGCGAAAATATATGCTATACGTAAAACTGCTTCTCACTCTCAGTCAGTCCATGGAACTGTCGAGAGACTTTGATCAGGTCTAATTACAAGCATATATGTGGACTTTTCAAAACTACTCCTAATTAGTGTCGTAATTCCAAACTCCAAAGGAAAAAGGCAAAGTGCTTAATTGTCTTCCACGTGGAACGTTAATTTCAAAGGGTCCTGTCTTTTTTACTAGGCAATTAGGACGCCTATGTAAGATTGcttttcttccttaaatttattattgtgGCCGTTCgactatttttctttatattaagACTAAATTTCGATGACATACTATAGCCAGCAACACCCcctcttttcaaaattagtcATGTACAGCCCTTCTTTTTGCTgatttctactttttttttcttaaatcggATCGGATTTGATTTAGGTAAATAATTAGGTAATAAATCAGTTTGTGCAGTTCCGTGACATAATATCCACATGATAAAGTGAATATTCTTTTAGTGTCACATTAGCGAAAGGAGTGATCGTATGTGGCTAATTTTTGAAAGGAATGGTGTCTCTGGTCATTTCATAAATTATAGGGGATATCGTCAAAATTTATCCTCATATTAATGGAGGTGTTTTTATGGCCAAATGCTTGCTTACATTTTAGAACGTTGCTTCTATGTGTAGGGTTCAATATCAACTTTTTGCGCTCCCGTCATgagataatattttaattcgTGCGTCAGTATACAATAGAGACATGTtaggaaaatataaaagatagTCTAAGCTTGGGTGATGGTGTCAATTGAATTGTTAGAAATTTTAAAGGTTATTAATGGAGGGTGAGATTAGTCAAACGAAGCGGAAATACTCTcgttatataataaaaaaatggttACAAATTACTTACAGCGGTTTCTATATAGATAgagatatatgtataattcTACATATGCATTGAATACGTAATGGCGATGCCTTTGACTATAGCAGGCTTACAAATTTTCAGCCAAATGTTTTTGACAACTTGGACCAATTTGAGCTAACTTTCTTATCTCTttcaatttatcattttttttttggtttggaaagtgGGGTGGGGTTGTGActcaatataaatatatatatatatatatatatattaaacttGAAAAAATACAACGCTGAGAGAAAAGAGATATTAAAACATGATAGAGGGCGAAAACcaagagaataaaaaaaaaacactaaaCTTTTATGATTGTCTCATATAATTATAAGGGAACTAGCCTTGTTATAAGCTACagatacaaaaaataatttggaaataaatctttatataataataaaagtaagAAAATGCCCCAACACATGCAACTTAAGCCAAAAGCTGCCTCAGACTGAGTGCTCTGGAGTACCAATCACTAGGTTTGTTTagttttaaaatcataatctTATTCCACTCCACTCTACCCTATTCATttcttaattcaacaacataatcattattatttttatctttttatccaatttaataataatttttctaacatatatatgttttttaaccggtattataactaattttttaatactaaattatcataattattcattttttttatctttttctccaattttataataaattctctcacaaactttttcttaataattattacaatcaatgtttttaataataaatctcTCTAGCTATTTTCTCTTCATCCTGTGGaatagagcggaataataattatactCCGAAACCAAATGCAAACTAAAATACTTTCAAATGGAGAAATTGGAGAGAAAACTCGGAAGTTATTCGCTCATAAAAGTTTAAAAGAGCTTTGCTcatgaaatttcaaaagtcatacataatataagaTTATAGAATATTTGGAGAGAAATTCCAAGCAAAGTATGTGTGGGGATTCATCTATTTGTACTATAACAATTACACGAGTGGTAATGAAACCAAATtggtatatataattaattatagggTAAATTGTACcagtggtccaaaaagttttacgaatatttcaagttggtccaaaatgtttttttggtaacttatTGGTACAAGAAGTTTTAAAACCGTTTCAATGTAGTACATTTCGTCAATTGCTcatgacgccgttaacattttgctgatgtaacgcgtcctatgtgtcacttttgttacgtggaaccaatcatagtgcgccacgtcatttaagagaaaataaaatttgaaaaagtccaataaaaatacataaaataataaaaaaatatttaaattatttttaaaatttttcttaaaatttttaaaataattttaatattaaaattattttaaattttaaatttaattttaaaattaaaagtttaaattatttttaaaagtttttaaaatgttaaattattttaaaattatttttagaattatttttaaaagtttttaaaatttaaaagttttttaaaatttatttatttattatttttctaaatttttacttttttgtatttttgtattaattttcaaattttatttcatcttaaatgacgtggcgtaCTATGATtagttccacgtaacaaaagtgacacataggatgcaacacgtcagcaaaatgttaacggcatCAGAGGCAATTGACGGAATATACTATATTAAAACggttttaaaactttttgcactaataagttaccaaaaaaacattttggaccaatttgaaacatttatgaaactttttggaccaccgatTCAATTAACCCATTAATTACAAGATCTATGTATACATTATATACTAATTTTCTACTAGTGCTCTGTACGgattcattttaatatatatttttatgcttttttatattgtaagttttttttaaaaataattttttctataaGATCAATAATATTTAGcagttattattaattttatgtttcaaataataattatttgcaatttttattaaaaaatagagTAAGTTCAATAGTACGATATAATTTTGCATTTCTGATTTTTCAACTAATTCTTTAATTTCGTTATTTGTCAAATGgttaattacaatttttttttgctaattgcttttattttcttatttatctGCAAATTGATTATTCTAACCCCATTTAATACACCCTTATTCAATGTAAAATGTAATTAGTTTTACTACATAGTGTAGATAAGCCTTGTTCATTGTATCTTAAAAactattatcatatatattaacataaaaatatgttctttatatgtatatgactTGTTCGTTGTatcctaaaatttattttattattattatatttgttttatttagagtaacattttatttacataaataCATGATGGCTGTTACTCACCCGCAATGCTTGCTTATAATTTTTTCGGGCCGCTACTATTATATAAAGGGTTCGAAATAAACTTTTTGCACTCACGTCATGCAAAATataatgtttatatatatatatatatatcacgaATAGTAGTACGAATGCGATATGttaggaaaatatatataaggatTAGCTCGCAGTTTGATGGTCGATGGGATTGATAGccttttttatgttatataatggtcatcatatatatatatatatatgatgatgatgactcGAAggttatatataatagattggCTTGTGCGAGTTCCCTGGAAACCTCGCAATCAGCACCTTGACATGACCTAATTGCTGGTTAACCAAATCATTCGCATTTCAGTGGGTGACGGGACACAAGATCCTATCTTTTTCACATCATGGCCCTCCTAATAAATAGAGATGATGGTTCCAAATTGAGGATGTCAATCAACTAATTGATCGTTGATGAACTGTTGATTCTCTGACATCGCTCCGGAACTCCTCTGGACCTTCCTCTGCTGACGATGCGACATTACTGTTGTTAATATGGGGATTACCTTCCAAAGAAAACGAGGTATGAAGATTGTGGTCGTAATGGTTCAGAAACGGATGGAGAAAGTGGTAGCGAAATGTCTGAGGATTCTATTGAATCTTTGTGAGAAAATACTTTCGATTTTCTCGCTTGTAGGGGGCATCTGTTActagaataaaataatttttagagcCTTACCATGTGGCCCAATCAAGTCATTATGTGTGTAACCCTAGAGGAACCCTACCAGAATAATATTGGTGGAACCCTAGAAGACGACGTTGTTTTTGAAGCACTAAGTAGATTCAGATTCTAAGCCTGTGAAAGGCAGAGTTTGAACGTGACTGTGCATGGCGCTAGATGACTTAGATTCTATGACCGCCTAGTTtctagaatctgagtagagaCAACGTCGTCTCAGAATCGCGACTACTAAgcagttacaaattaataagatAAATATTATCTTAGGTGGACTGGGTCAAAACTTTAAATAATTATCACATGGAGATAAGATTACAGTCGGAAGCAATTGGATAACGAGGAGCCCACGTTCTCAAAAGATCAGAGAAAAGATTATAATCGCTAGGATGGGAGGAAAATCTATAAATACCAGAAGATCTCACAAGATCAAGTACCAACATCTTCTTCAATAGACAAAATCTCTGCAGATTTCACAACTAAGATGAGCTTTTATCCTTAGGAGTAGGAGTAATTATCTTGAGTTATAGCGGCAGGGTGATCTCTCTCAACGATTCAACCTCAAAGTCTATAGCAGTTGGACCACATCGTCAATGACATGGTCACGACTCCATCAGCTTTTTGACATAAGGTCTCGCCCTCATCCCATGGCCATTTGCTACTAGCATCTCAACATGGTTGCATTCCTTCTTCATAGTCAATAGGCGACTTCGCATCAAGATTCAGAGCCTAAACTACTTTCCTCGATGGAAAGCAGAGTAGGTCATCATTGGTTTGAGTTATTTATCTCTCTTTTTGTTGAAGCCTATTTCCtcattgattgattgatttcaTTGAGTGAATCTTTTTAATACATACGGTCCTTTTATGGAAGACATTACTGAAAGAATCCACATATGATTGGAAAGGAAAATAGGttttctagttttctctttacAGAGGAATTGGAAATCACCGCCCCTCACCAAAATCCGATGACACCTCTTCATGTTAAACCTTCCCTTGTCTCTACTTCGTTTACTTTCATTTCCTTAGATTGCTAAAGATGCAATATGATATTTCATGACCTAAACGCTCTGATTTGTTACAGAGTTGTTAGTGCTAACATTTGAACTGTCtcatttttatctttataGGAACTGCCACACTTAGTAGATGGAGACTAAAAGagttaaattataatttattttatgtacATCTTGGTACCTTAAAAACCAATGAGTCCCGGCTAATCTGATTACccattaagggataaaactcaCCCAAtcgtggattttctccattcgcTAAACACGAAtccgagaccttacttaaaataaataaatgtcaaACTGTTTGAACGAACTCATGctgataaattataatttttttaatgtaataagtatttatatatatcttttatacCATTGTTGTAACTTTGTaagttaattttgtttttatttcctATCTAGCCAATGTATCCATTTATCTTGAAATAGTATATCATCTGTCAAGTGACTCCTAAAACATTCAACTAACTCCATTTCAAGATTAGtttacatattattttttcaaagaccattcattttatatttacatccttttaattttttcacttttgaaTTAATactctttattattttttcttgctCTTTTATACATTCACCTATCCAGGAAGGAActtgttttctttattttccaaattattgaattacaataattttgatatggattatatatatttatttttcaatctcATTGTAATATTATTAACTTTCTTCTAAATATTTTCACTCATAATGGTGCTCCAATATGTACTATTATAATcagtatttttttatcaaaataatagaaaaatatttcttagGTTAAATGTATCCTCAAAAGATTTGATCATATAGAGTTATGGAATTGCAGTAGCACATGCTCTCATCTGATAACTAAGAGGTTACATAAGCGATACTCAGTGGATAGTCCATGCctttttattagctattaggatttatattttattgtactaaatTAATAGGTATCTCTcgcaacaaaaagaaaaaaaaagtgctttCCTCTCAAGGCACCTCAGGATAATACTGTGCAGACCTGACTGCAAGAGGACAATACTTCTTGAGAAGAATCTTGTTTTCGGTAGATCAAAATTGTGGAAGATATTGCTCTCGTAATTTCGAGAGAtcgaatattaaaaattattctccCTCCTAATAAGTGTATTTCTTGAGGCTCGAACTcgtatttttcttcttatgaAAGTTGAAGCTGCTCACCACTTAACCAACACTTTGTTGATTTTCGCGTAAAATCTTTATGGCATGGGATCGAGGAATTTATAATTAGATGGGttaattgcaccggtggtccaaaaagtttcataaatgtttcaaattggtccaaaatgttttttggtaacttgttggtataaaaaatttcaaaaccgtttcaatatagtacattccgtcaattgcccCTGACgtcgttaacattttgctgacgtggtgCGTTCTATGTGTTACTTTTGTTatgtggaaccaatcatagtacgccacgtcatttaagatgaaataaaatttgaaaaagtccaataaaaatacataaaataatacaaaaatataaaaatagtaaaaatttagaaaaataataaaaatttatttttaaaattttaaaaacttttaaaaataataaaaataataaaaataaataaataaatttttaaaagcttttaaatttttaaaattttaaaaaataatttaaacttttaattttaaaaaatttaagaataattttaaaaataatttaaaaatatttttttattattttatgtatttttattggactttttcaaattttattttctcttaaatgacatAGCGcattatgattggttccacgtaacaaaagtgacacatatgACGCGTcatgtcagcaaaatgttaatggCGTCAGGAGTaattgacggaatgtactatattgaaacggttttgatACTTTTTAtaccaacaagttaccaaaaaaatattttggaacaagttgaaatatttataaaattttttgaaccaccagtgcaatttaccctaattAAATAGATTAACGGGTACGGTTGATGGGCCGAGCTTAGGACCTGGAAGCCTTTTACGCACAATTTGTCGGGCCCGATTTTACAACCAATCTTGACCCGACCGGTCTACTTTGGTCACCTGCTTTTGCCTGTTGACGCCACGGTGACAGAAGCCGCCCGGCATAGGAAGAAAGACAGACCGACCGGCGGgctggagagagagagagagagagagagagagagccgatGAGATGAGAGGAATCGGAGGGCCGTTGCTATGCATAGGGGACCTGCTGAGCGATGTCGGAGAAGACAACGTCCCTCCTGCGAATGAGTCCATTTCGCCTCCTTCACTGTCACCTTCATCTTCATTCGCTTGCGATTCCAAGACCACCGGCCTCCAACCGCTCGACCTCCCCAAGCTCTTCGCGGTTGGTTCTTCTCTTCCCccttttgaaaatataaaatccaTGGAATTGTTACCTCTAGGGTTGGTTGTTGGTCTCTCTCTGTTTGCTAATGTCGGGATCAATCGTTCCCCTTACTTGTGGCAGTCACTGTAATgaatccttgaatttttcttttttaatataagtCATGAATCCTTCAATTGAATTGACGAAAAATCCCAAATATTGCCTGTCTGCATAGAGTGCACGGAAA
This region includes:
- the LOC116187892 gene encoding uncharacterized protein LOC116187892 isoform X2 — its product is MRGIGGPLLCIGDLLSDVGEDNVPPANESISPPSLSPSSSFACDSKTTGLQPLDLPKLFAENYDQLNEALARGDHSWTALTLKKVGELEKIIRRGDSAVAAAKAIHRMSAEDSPSGRQS